GCGCCGCCTACGCCCGGTTGCGGGACAAACACGTCGACTTCTTGGTCGTGGCCCTACCTGAACTGCGGCCGGTGCTGGCGCTGGAACTGGACGGCGACAGCCACGATAACGACGCACAGCGCTACCGTGATGCGGTCAAGGACGTAGCGTTTGCAAGTGCGGGCCTGCCGCTGATCCGAGCACGCGCGGAGACGGTCTGGACGCCGGAGGCGATCCGCTCCCACATCGAAGGCAGCATGGCCAGGCGATAGGCAACACGGAGAACCGTTCCGCCCCACCCATCAGGTAGACCCCACCATGTTCACGCCGGGACAGTTGGCGGCAATGCCTTGGGCCACGCCAGCCACACCGTCGCCCCTCGTCCCACTTCACCCTCGGCCCACGCCCGACCGCCGATCCGCTCCACCACCTGTCGCACAGTCACCAGGCCCACCCCGACCCCCTCATACTCCCTCGACGGGTGCAGGCGCCCGAACAACTGGAAGAGGCGGCCCACATGCCGCATATCGAAGCCCACCCCGTTGTCGCTCACGCCGATCACATGCTCCACGTCATTTTCCAGCACGTGGATGTGAATGCGCGCCGCGCTACATGTCCGCGTGAACTTCAGCGCGTTGGACAGCAGTTCGACCAGGATCCGCGTCAGGGCATGCCGGTCACCACTCAGGGTGGGCAGAGGATCGTACGTACACCGCACCCGCGAACCGTCCGGGGGCATCCGCACCTCGGCCAGGATGCCCGGTAGGAGGCGCGCGAGGTCGACGTGCTCCTCCCAGATGCTCCAGTGACGCAACTGCATGTAGTCATCCACCGAGCCCAGGACAGTCATGAGCTGGTCGAGGGTGTGCTCCACGTGGTGCGCGGCGTGCTCGGCGGCGGGCGGGGGTGTGCCCCAGGTGCGGCGCGTGACACCCAGAAAGTTGGTGGCCCGGGTGGTCATCATCCGCAACTGGTGGATCAGGGCATCGATGACGTGGGTGAGATCCTGATTGAGGCGCTGCACCCGTCTGAGGTGCAGCTGACTGGCCAGCAGGGCCATCTCGAGCTCGGCAATTCGGAGCGAGGGAGTGATCGGGACAGAGGAATGCTCCGTCATGACGCCTCCAGAACCCTGGGGCCAGGGTGAGGTGAGGGTACCGGAATCCGGAACGGTAGCATGACGGTGCCGTGGGGCGTCATGTGGCCTCGGAACGAGGCACCAGAGGCACGAGGAGATCGTGTGTCGGGCACCTCAGGATAGCGCCCCCTGGGGCACAGGGTGGACACCTCCAGACGAGGGCTGGTCACCTGTCAGCCCGGGTGAGGAGTGTTTCAACGGTGTGGAGTTGCCAGCTGAGGGTCGTGACGTGGGCCTGTATTTCGGCGCCGGTGCCGTGACGGATGGCGGGGATCAGGTCAGTCTGGGCCTTGAGCCATTCGGCCTGCAGGTGTTCAAGGATGAGGCCAAGTTCATCACGATCAGTGGGAAGGGTGCCCTGCCACTGCTCGAGCGCCGCAGCGTCCATGGCTCAGTGTAGGAAGCGGCCCAGCCACCCTGGCGCTCCATGAAGCAACGCTCCATTGCCCTCTGCAAGGAGACACGGCGGGAGTAGCGCCACCCAGCCCATCGACAAGCGGCTCAGCTGAGGCCGGGCCAAGGCGGGGCAAATCAGGTAATGCTGTTGCCCACCGTCACGTGACTGTCACGCACTTCGCGTTGTGGTCACTCCAGGCATCAGCGCAGCCAAGCCCATGAAGCCCGGTTCGAGGTCGCTGTCCTCCGTCGTCAGCACCCCCGAGGCAGGTCGATCCGGTATACCTGCCGCCGCTGAACCAGGACTGCGACCAGCATGACGACGGCTGGCAAGACGCCCCATGGGTGCCATTCTTGTGAGAGGACCTGACCTATCGTGCCCGTACCCCTACCGGCGGTTGACCTGTGCGCCAACCGCCGTCGGTATTCCTGTGAGGGAAGGGTGACGGGAGCAGGACATGAACGAGGCCGAACATCACTTTGAGTTTTTCCTACCAGTTCCCCACTGGTTGAGGGACTTTGTAAACGATGAGGTGGCCCGGATTACCCGCATCGCCGCCCAGTTGTTCAAGGTGCAACGGGCACACATCAGTCTGTCCGACCCGATCACGCAGGGGTTCGATCGGGCGGTTGACGCCGCTCCCCTCATGCGTCCTCAAGGGCTCCC
The DNA window shown above is from Deinococcus sp. KSM4-11 and carries:
- a CDS encoding DUF2726 domain-containing protein yields the protein MPRRHVLLVDDHKTDVILAQAALELSALDAQVTVRLNDIFYSATRHPGQQRAAYARLRDKHVDFLVVALPELRPVLALELDGDSHDNDAQRYRDAVKDVAFASAGLPLIRARAETVWTPEAIRSHIEGSMARR
- a CDS encoding ATP-binding protein, with amino-acid sequence MTEHSSVPITPSLRIAELEMALLASQLHLRRVQRLNQDLTHVIDALIHQLRMMTTRATNFLGVTRRTWGTPPPAAEHAAHHVEHTLDQLMTVLGSVDDYMQLRHWSIWEEHVDLARLLPGILAEVRMPPDGSRVRCTYDPLPTLSGDRHALTRILVELLSNALKFTRTCSAARIHIHVLENDVEHVIGVSDNGVGFDMRHVGRLFQLFGRLHPSREYEGVGVGLVTVRQVVERIGGRAWAEGEVGRGATVWLAWPKALPPTVPA